One window of the Shewanella maritima genome contains the following:
- the purB gene encoding adenylosuccinate lyase, whose product MDLSALTAISPVDGRYGSKTASLRAIFSEFGLTKYRVQVEINWLKLLSSCPEIEEVPPFSEEALTLLDSIKDNFSEEDALRVKTIESTTNHDVKAVEYFIKEKIADNAELAAIDEFVHFACTSEDINNLSHALMLKEAREQVLVPYCQQIVDGIKQIARDNKSVPMMSRTHGQPASPTTLGKEMANVAIRLERQLNQINAVEIMGKINGAVGNYNAHLSAYPEVNWHELSQRFVTSLGINWNAYTTQIEPHDYIAELFDAVARFNTILIDFDRDIWGYIALGHFKQRTIAGEIGSSTMPHKVNPIDFENSEGNLGIANALMQHLAAKLPVSRWQRDLTDSTVLRNLGVGMAHSLIAYQATLKGMSKLQVNEESLLAELDSNWEVLAEPVQTVMRRYGIEKPYEKLKELTRGKRIDGDQLAVFIDGLELPDAVKVELKKMTPANYIGRAEAFVAELG is encoded by the coding sequence ATGGATCTTTCCGCATTAACAGCTATCTCGCCAGTAGACGGTCGTTACGGTAGTAAAACAGCCTCTCTACGCGCTATTTTCAGCGAGTTTGGTTTAACTAAGTACCGCGTACAAGTTGAAATCAACTGGTTAAAGCTGTTATCTAGCTGCCCAGAAATTGAAGAAGTACCGCCATTTAGCGAAGAAGCACTGACTTTGCTAGACAGCATTAAAGACAATTTCTCTGAAGAAGATGCACTTCGCGTTAAAACCATTGAAAGCACCACCAACCACGACGTTAAAGCGGTAGAGTACTTCATTAAAGAAAAAATCGCAGACAATGCAGAGTTAGCAGCAATTGATGAGTTTGTTCACTTTGCTTGTACTTCTGAAGACATCAACAACCTGTCACACGCTTTAATGCTTAAAGAAGCGCGTGAGCAAGTACTTGTGCCTTACTGCCAACAAATCGTTGACGGCATTAAGCAGATTGCTCGCGACAACAAGTCTGTGCCTATGATGTCTCGTACCCACGGCCAGCCAGCATCACCAACAACGCTTGGTAAAGAAATGGCGAACGTGGCAATCCGTTTAGAGCGCCAATTAAACCAAATCAACGCAGTTGAAATCATGGGTAAGATTAATGGCGCGGTAGGTAACTACAACGCTCACCTATCTGCATACCCAGAAGTTAACTGGCATGAGCTTTCACAGCGCTTTGTGACTAGCCTAGGCATTAACTGGAATGCATATACAACGCAAATTGAGCCACACGATTACATCGCTGAGCTATTTGATGCAGTTGCACGTTTCAACACTATCTTGATCGACTTTGATCGCGATATCTGGGGTTACATTGCATTAGGCCACTTCAAGCAACGCACTATCGCTGGTGAAATTGGTTCTTCAACCATGCCACACAAAGTTAACCCAATCGACTTTGAAAACTCTGAAGGTAACCTAGGTATTGCCAACGCGCTAATGCAACACTTAGCCGCTAAACTGCCTGTTTCTCGCTGGCAGCGCGACCTAACAGACTCAACAGTGCTACGTAACCTAGGCGTGGGTATGGCTCACTCGCTAATTGCTTACCAAGCAACCCTAAAAGGCATGAGCAAGCTACAAGTTAACGAAGAGTCACTACTTGCTGAGCTAGACTCAAACTGGGAAGTATTGGCTGAGCCAGTGCAAACCGTTATGCGTCGCTACGGTATCGAAAAGCCATATGAGAAGCTTAAAGAGCTGACTCGTGGTAAGCGTATCGACGGTGACCAACTAGCGGTATTCATCGATGGTCTTGAGCTGCCAGACGCAGTAAAAGTTGAGCTGAAGAAAATGACTCCAGCCAACTACATTGGCCGCGCTGAAGCATTTGTTGCTG
- the hflD gene encoding high frequency lysogenization protein HflD, which translates to MAQSGTDNLYERTMAFAGILHAIGQVQFIARHGDSDNDALGASLNTIIVTNPDSISDIYPDKAMLRKGYQLIQDQLGDGSNKDVETTRYLVGMLALERKLSRSANGLGMLAERISQVNRQLHHFDITDEQVVANFASIYSDIISTLGPKLQISGNPTYLQQPSVQNKIRALLLAAMRSAVLWRQLGGKRRHLVFSRKAIFEMAKKSQHNH; encoded by the coding sequence ATGGCTCAGTCAGGTACTGACAATTTATATGAGCGTACCATGGCGTTTGCAGGTATCTTGCACGCCATTGGTCAAGTTCAGTTTATCGCCAGACACGGCGACAGTGACAATGATGCCCTAGGTGCTAGCCTAAACACCATTATTGTCACTAACCCAGATTCTATTAGCGACATCTATCCAGACAAAGCCATGCTGCGTAAAGGCTATCAGTTAATCCAAGATCAGCTTGGTGACGGTAGCAACAAAGATGTTGAAACCACGCGTTATTTGGTCGGTATGCTAGCACTTGAGCGCAAACTCAGTCGCTCTGCTAACGGTCTTGGGATGCTAGCTGAGCGTATTAGCCAGGTTAATCGCCAACTACACCATTTTGATATCACTGACGAGCAAGTTGTTGCCAACTTTGCCAGCATCTACAGCGATATCATTAGTACCCTTGGGCCTAAGCTGCAAATATCGGGTAATCCAACCTATTTGCAACAGCCAAGCGTACAGAATAAAATTCGCGCCTTATTACTTGCAGCAATGAGAAGCGCAGTGTTGTGGCGTCAACTTGGTGGCAAACGTCGCCACCTAGTATTCAGTCGCAAAGCAATATTCGAAATGGCTAAAAAAAGCCAACATAATCATTAA
- the mnmA gene encoding tRNA 2-thiouridine(34) synthase MnmA → MTSANPNHDKKVIVGMSGGVDSSVSAYLLLEQGYQVEGLFMKNWEEDDTDEYCAAAEDLKDAQAVCDKLGIKLHTVNFAAEYWDNVFEYFLAEYKAGRTPNPDIMCNKEIKFKAFLDFADDILDADYIAMGHYVRRFDAQDGSTQMLRGVDNNKDQSYFLYTLGHEQVARSLFPVGELEKHEVRDIAKKMGLITHDKKDSTGICFIGERKFTDFLSTYLPAQPGDIETPEGEVIGTHQGLMYHTLGQRKGLGIGGLKNSSEDPWYVVEKDLKRNVLIVGQGANHPRLMSNGMMVNQLHWVDRKGPADKASITVKTRYRQQDVACTVYHKDEGTIEVVFDEPVAAVTPGQSAVFYDGEVCLGGGIIDSLIRG, encoded by the coding sequence ATGACATCAGCAAATCCCAATCATGATAAAAAAGTCATTGTCGGCATGTCTGGCGGTGTGGACTCTTCAGTTTCAGCATACTTGCTTTTAGAGCAGGGATATCAGGTAGAAGGTCTGTTCATGAAGAACTGGGAAGAAGACGACACTGATGAATACTGTGCCGCTGCCGAAGATTTAAAAGATGCCCAAGCGGTTTGCGACAAGCTAGGGATCAAACTGCACACAGTTAACTTCGCCGCAGAGTACTGGGACAATGTATTCGAGTACTTCCTAGCTGAATACAAAGCAGGTCGCACGCCAAATCCAGACATCATGTGCAACAAAGAAATCAAGTTCAAAGCTTTTCTAGACTTTGCTGATGATATTCTTGATGCCGATTATATTGCTATGGGTCACTATGTTCGTCGCTTTGACGCGCAGGATGGCAGCACACAAATGCTGCGCGGCGTTGATAACAACAAAGATCAAAGCTACTTCCTTTATACCCTAGGTCATGAGCAAGTAGCGCGCAGCCTCTTCCCTGTGGGCGAACTTGAAAAGCACGAAGTTCGCGATATTGCTAAGAAAATGGGCTTAATCACCCATGACAAAAAAGACAGCACAGGTATCTGTTTTATCGGTGAGCGTAAATTTACCGACTTCTTATCAACCTACCTACCTGCTCAGCCAGGCGATATCGAAACGCCTGAAGGTGAAGTAATTGGCACCCACCAGGGCTTGATGTATCACACGCTTGGCCAACGTAAAGGTTTAGGCATTGGTGGCCTTAAGAATTCAAGTGAAGATCCATGGTATGTGGTAGAGAAAGATCTTAAGCGTAACGTGTTGATTGTAGGCCAAGGTGCGAACCACCCTCGCCTGATGTCAAATGGTATGATGGTAAATCAGCTGCACTGGGTTGACCGTAAAGGCCCTGCAGATAAAGCAAGCATTACTGTTAAAACTCGCTATCGCCAACAAGATGTCGCTTGTACTGTGTACCATAAAGATGAAGGCACAATTGAAGTCGTCTTCGACGAGCCAGTAGCTGCAGTTACCCCAGGTCAAAGCGCAGTATTTTATGATGGTGAAGTTTGCTTAGGCGGCGGCATCATCGATAGCTTAATTCGAGGATAA
- a CDS encoding NUDIX hydrolase produces MTRYKPNTTVACIIHCQGNYLLVEEQIDGQKRFNQAAGHIEAGESIVAACTREVLEETGLSVTLDGLVKIYQFTAADGTRFVRYTFASEVQELVTAVPQDSAITACHWLNLNEVKQCENQHRSPLVLQSIIDFEQSQQLLPLNFIDTQYL; encoded by the coding sequence ATGACTCGCTATAAACCCAACACAACTGTCGCTTGCATCATCCACTGCCAAGGAAACTACTTGTTAGTAGAAGAACAAATCGACGGACAAAAGCGTTTTAACCAAGCAGCGGGTCACATCGAAGCCGGTGAATCAATTGTAGCGGCTTGCACTCGGGAAGTATTAGAGGAAACCGGCTTAAGCGTCACCCTTGATGGCTTGGTTAAAATCTATCAATTTACTGCAGCCGATGGCACTCGTTTTGTGCGCTATACCTTTGCCTCTGAAGTACAAGAGTTAGTTACGGCCGTCCCACAAGACAGTGCGATAACTGCCTGCCACTGGCTGAACCTAAATGAGGTTAAACAATGTGAAAATCAGCATCGCAGCCCATTAGTACTGCAGTCAATTATCGACTTTGAGCAATCTCAGCAATTACTGCCATTAAACTTTATTGATACGCAATATCTGTAG